In the genome of Arthrobacter alpinus, the window TACAGACGCTCGCTCACTAGCGGGGACTTTTCGGGCAACGCTCGCTCAGCAATGGGCGGAAATGGCGCAACGCTCTCGCGCTATGCTGAGCGAGCGTTCCGGAAATACGCCCCTCTACTGAGCGAGCGTCGAGAGGAAAGATGCCGGGCTAGAGCATGCTGAACTGGTACTCCGGCGGAACCTCCTCGCCCGGGCATACCCGGCGCCACAGATCCGTAAGCGAATTGGCCCCTTCGCGAAGATCCGCAACTACAATTCCGTCTCGGAGAAGCTCCGCCGCTTCCTCGTCCCGATCAAGATCTGCCAGCGCTCTCGCCCGTAGGAACTTGACGCGCCCGATGGCCTTCAGACGCTCCGGAGCCTGGCCAAGCAACGTCAACACCATCTCGGGTCGGCCGTTGTCCGCTGCACAGGCCATTGCTTCCACCAACAATTCTCGACGGTCCGGTTCCAAGGCGCAGGCTGCCTCCAACTCGGCCAACCCTGCTTCAATTTCGCCAGCCGTCAGCAACGCTTGGCCAAGGCCACGGCGCGCAACCGCCATGCTCCACGGGCTCAGCGGGATTTCATCGGCAGAGGAACCATCCAGCGCCCACCGGTAAGTCTCAATCACAGCGACCATCCCCACGGCAGTAGGCGGCGTTTGCGCGTGAAGCATCGTCGCCAAGTGCATCGCCGCCTCGGCGCTGGGAGCCGCCGTCAGCAATTCTTCCCAATCCGCCCCTCGAACAAACGATTCCGCCCCGAAAAACGGCTCCCCGATTTGCTTCGCGAGCAGTTCCAGCCATGGTTGCTGGGCTGCCGTCAGCGTTTCCGTCCCAAACGGCGTCCCGGTCTCGTCGATCCACTCCATCTGCGCATGCCGGCGGCGCTCCCGCTCCAAGGCACCCCAACCGTTGCCAGCCACAAGGAATTCCGACGGCGGCAGATCGGCCCAGCGGCCGGCGTCGGCCATGGCATTCGCCAACGCCTGCTCAGAAATCAGCGCCGCCACGCGCTCGGCCCCGTGGGCTACGGCCGTTTCCCAGGGTCCGGCTGCGAGCGCGGGATCCAGCTCCGCGTTGCCATAGGCCTCAACCCATTGCCAGCTGGCACCTGCGGGCATGGGCACATGCTCGAATTGGGTTTGCGCCAGTCCGGCTTGAATCTCGGCGTAGTGACGCGGATGGCCGTCCATGGAGGGTGTGAGCCATTCCTGCCACCGATGCCCGCCAGTGTTCTCGCCCCACACGAACAATTTCCGCCCGCGCAGTTGTGCCGAGGAAACCAGTGCCAGGCCGTCCCCGTCAGCGTCGGTGGCCACTTCTCAACGCCGCTCCTCGGGGGCAATGTCGAAGAAGAAGTCGGCCGCCCGCTTGTTTCGGTCCGGCCAGGTGGCATCGGAACCGTGGAAATCGGTGGGCTTCAGCCTGGTCATGGACCCGTCGTAATCGGTGGCGTAGGCGTGGGTTGCGGGGGCCAGCACACGCGTCTGCGGAGTCTGCGGCACGGCGGCGTTGGTCCACCAGTACATGGGCACGGTTTCGGCGTTGGGGTTGCGGATGCGCACAGCCACAAGTAGCACCTTGGAATCCTCCGGCAGCCACGCGTCGATCTGAAAAACAACCTCACGCAGGCGGTCAAACTCCCACATCCGCAACAAATCCAGGCCGTCGGGCGTGCGGACTACGGCGGCATGCAGCGGGGCACACGTGGTGGGTGAGTGGCCCCGCGTGCCGATGTTGTACTCAATCCCACCGGCAAACCAGGCGTTGCGCAGAGCCAGGTTGGCAAACTGAATCCGGTCTTGCGTGTGAAGCAGTGACTTGCCGCTCGCCTTGTCCGTCAGCTCCCAGAGCCGCCCGCCCAGTTGCGGCAGGAAGCTCGCCTTCACATGCTCGTTTTCAAGCACGACGCCGGTCAGCGCGGTTGCGCTGGTATCCCTCGTGTAGTTCTCCTGCATGGGATAGGGATAAATATTGGGGGCCTTGCCCCACCGCACTCCCGCGGCAACCTCCTCCGGTATCCCGTCCCCCAGTGTGTAGGGCGGTTCAAGCAATGCCTGCACCGACGGCATGAACGACTCCTCGCCCAGCTCTGCCAGTTCGATGGTCAGGGATGTGACGGTGAGAGTGGAGGCAAGGCTCATTCGGAGCTCCAATCACGGGGCAAGTGTCAGCGGCATGAAATTGTTGATGCGAGCCTATCGGATCCGTGGACAACAGGTGCCGGATGTCCAGCTAACTGGTGATCTGACGGCTAAAGGCCGTAACGAGCTCTCATGGCTGGATTCGATTGGTTCACCAGCGCATTCTTCCGCGCAACAAGCCTCATGACGCTCGCCCGGCCGATTGCCGCGCTGAGTGCAACCGCGAGGATTGTTACCGTGGACTGCCGTACTGCTTCGACTCCCCCAATTAGCAGCATCGAGAGCGCTGTTGCCAACCCAATCCCCACGGCGAAGGCAAGGACATGGATCCACTGGTTCCGCACCCGCCGCAGCGGCCACGCAATGAAGAGTCCAAGCGGCAGACCAACGGCGACCGCCACAGGAAAGCCGTACATGAGGGAAATCGGCAGTAGGTACCAACCCATGGCCGAGTCGTATCCACTGAAGACAACTGATGCTGTGTACCCCACACAAAATACAACGAAGGTGACCAGCCATCCGATCAGTACGGCCGGGGTGCCGTAATGCATGTTGAACCTGGGCTCACTCATGAGAGCCACTGGCAATGTCTGTGAGCGCCCCTGCCAGTTCCGGATGCCGCCATTCAAAGCCGGCCTCCTGTAGCTTTCGCGAGGAGACCCAGCGGCTTTTCAAGACAAGTTCGGTTTCGGTTCGGATCAGCACGGCCCCCATTTTCAATGGCCAAGCCGGCGTGGGCAATCCGAATGGCGCCCTGTTCATGAGCCGAACAGCTGCCATGAGTTCGGCATTAGTCACCACCTCGGGTGCGGCAAGGTTCACGGGTCCGGTGATGTCCGGCCGACCATGAAGAAACACGACCGCCCGGAAGAGATCGCCAACATGTATCCAGCTGTACTTTTGCCCGCCATCCCCCATGCGTCCACCCATCCCCAACCTGGCCAGATTATTGAACGGACGCATGACGCCACCGCCGGGGCCCATGACAATGGTGATGCGCAGCGGGATCTTTCGCGTGGCCGGGGTTGCCGCGGCAGCCAAGGTCCCTTCCCAACCCCGCGCCACATCCACGGAGAAGCCGGCGCCAAGTTCGCCGTCGCACTCATCTTGGGGACGGTCCCTGGCGTCACGGTAGATGGTTCCGGTGCTCGCGTTGAACCAGTCGCGGGGTGGATGCGTGCAGGCGGCGATGGCACGGCCCAGTTCAGCCGTGGTCTCCAGACGTGAGCGGAAAATCTCGGCCTTATTGGCGTTCGTGTACCGGCAAGAGACCGATTTTCCTGCCAGGTTGATCAAAAGATCGACACCCTCCAGAAGTGCCGTAATGGCGGCGGTGTCGCCCCAGATCGCGTCCCCGGCCCTGCCAACCGTCTGCACGCGCCAGCCTAGGGCGGCGAACTGACGGCGAAGGTGGGCTCCGATGAAGCCCGATGCCCCGGCAATGACCACCTTGTTCACTGCTGCACCTTCTTCTTGAGTGCAAGCGCTTCCTCTACCATGGGCTTGACCACGGGCAATCGCGACAACGAGACGAGCCTGGCAATCAGTGGCGCGGCTCCGTCAATCAGGGTGCGCGTGCG includes:
- a CDS encoding tetratricopeptide repeat protein: MATDADGDGLALVSSAQLRGRKLFVWGENTGGHRWQEWLTPSMDGHPRHYAEIQAGLAQTQFEHVPMPAGASWQWVEAYGNAELDPALAAGPWETAVAHGAERVAALISEQALANAMADAGRWADLPPSEFLVAGNGWGALERERRRHAQMEWIDETGTPFGTETLTAAQQPWLELLAKQIGEPFFGAESFVRGADWEELLTAAPSAEAAMHLATMLHAQTPPTAVGMVAVIETYRWALDGSSADEIPLSPWSMAVARRGLGQALLTAGEIEAGLAELEAACALEPDRRELLVEAMACAADNGRPEMVLTLLGQAPERLKAIGRVKFLRARALADLDRDEEAAELLRDGIVVADLREGANSLTDLWRRVCPGEEVPPEYQFSML
- a CDS encoding DUF5107 domain-containing protein encodes the protein MSLASTLTVTSLTIELAELGEESFMPSVQALLEPPYTLGDGIPEEVAAGVRWGKAPNIYPYPMQENYTRDTSATALTGVVLENEHVKASFLPQLGGRLWELTDKASGKSLLHTQDRIQFANLALRNAWFAGGIEYNIGTRGHSPTTCAPLHAAVVRTPDGLDLLRMWEFDRLREVVFQIDAWLPEDSKVLLVAVRIRNPNAETVPMYWWTNAAVPQTPQTRVLAPATHAYATDYDGSMTRLKPTDFHGSDATWPDRNKRAADFFFDIAPEERR
- a CDS encoding TIGR01777 family oxidoreductase, whose protein sequence is MVIAGASGFIGAHLRRQFAALGWRVQTVGRAGDAIWGDTAAITALLEGVDLLINLAGKSVSCRYTNANKAEIFRSRLETTAELGRAIAACTHPPRDWFNASTGTIYRDARDRPQDECDGELGAGFSVDVARGWEGTLAAAATPATRKIPLRITIVMGPGGGVMRPFNNLARLGMGGRMGDGGQKYSWIHVGDLFRAVVFLHGRPDITGPVNLAAPEVVTNAELMAAVRLMNRAPFGLPTPAWPLKMGAVLIRTETELVLKSRWVSSRKLQEAGFEWRHPELAGALTDIASGSHE